Proteins co-encoded in one Opitutus terrae PB90-1 genomic window:
- a CDS encoding ABC transporter substrate-binding protein gives MIRRLLILFTLAGLVALPFLLRPKQRPSENADDVVVVITSHNEAIRQEFGRGFARWYQSRTGRTVTVDWRVIGGTSEITRFLEAGYVAAFRRHWTDVLQRPWSAEVQRALVDPSVAAAESGRAVRAAFVDSDVGCGLDVFWGGASYDFARQANAGRLVAARVTQEHPEWFTDAVLPQEHAGEPYRDLEGRWIGTVLSSYGILYNRDSLRRLGIERPPEEWADLADPRFAGEVALADPTKSSSIAKAFEYIVQQQMQRREIELGGEGDRSQYREANGAATPSSRSSVRAAEEDATGSSGPQPRQPAAAIEQEAVSEGWLAGLRLLQQIGANARYFTDSSQKPPIDVGQGDCAAGICIDFYGWAQMEATGQRGAGEPRLGFVSPRGGAVHAVDPIGLLRGAPHRDVAEAFIEFTLTMDGQKLWNLRPGTPGGPTHFALRRLPVRRDFYAHEEWKPLRSDPDANPYATEEQLIYRRERTAPLIRELAFIARVMMQDAHPELVRAWRAIQHAPELRRSRALAQLQELSPVSYERAQGEIRRALRSSNRIEELRVARELGEFFRHSYTEAERIARGE, from the coding sequence GTGATCCGACGGCTGCTGATTCTGTTCACCCTGGCAGGGCTCGTGGCACTGCCGTTTCTGCTGCGGCCGAAACAACGGCCGTCGGAGAACGCGGACGACGTGGTCGTCGTGATCACGTCACACAACGAGGCGATCCGACAGGAGTTCGGCCGCGGGTTTGCGCGCTGGTATCAGTCGCGCACCGGTCGAACGGTTACGGTGGACTGGCGCGTCATCGGCGGGACGAGCGAGATCACGCGGTTTCTCGAGGCGGGCTACGTGGCGGCGTTCCGGCGGCATTGGACCGACGTGCTGCAGCGACCGTGGAGTGCCGAGGTGCAACGCGCGCTGGTGGACCCAAGCGTTGCGGCGGCGGAGAGCGGGCGGGCGGTCCGCGCGGCGTTCGTGGACTCGGACGTGGGTTGCGGACTCGATGTTTTCTGGGGCGGTGCAAGCTACGATTTTGCGCGGCAGGCGAACGCGGGCCGGCTCGTGGCGGCGCGCGTGACGCAGGAACATCCGGAGTGGTTTACCGATGCGGTGTTGCCGCAGGAGCATGCGGGCGAGCCCTATCGCGATTTGGAAGGCCGCTGGATCGGCACCGTGCTGAGCAGTTATGGCATTCTCTACAACCGCGACTCGCTGCGGCGGCTCGGCATCGAGCGACCGCCGGAGGAATGGGCGGATCTGGCCGATCCGCGTTTCGCGGGGGAAGTGGCGCTCGCGGATCCAACGAAGAGCAGTTCGATCGCCAAGGCGTTCGAGTATATCGTGCAGCAGCAGATGCAGCGGCGGGAGATAGAGCTGGGAGGTGAGGGAGATCGCTCGCAATACCGCGAGGCAAATGGAGCCGCGACGCCCTCGTCGCGGAGTTCGGTGCGGGCAGCTGAGGAAGACGCGACGGGGTCGTCGGGTCCCCAACCACGCCAGCCAGCGGCCGCGATCGAACAGGAGGCGGTGAGCGAGGGCTGGCTGGCGGGCCTCCGATTATTGCAGCAAATCGGGGCGAACGCGCGGTATTTCACCGACTCCTCGCAGAAGCCGCCGATCGATGTCGGGCAGGGCGATTGCGCTGCGGGCATCTGCATCGATTTCTACGGCTGGGCGCAAATGGAGGCGACGGGGCAGCGCGGAGCTGGCGAGCCGCGACTCGGGTTCGTGTCACCGCGCGGTGGCGCCGTGCACGCAGTGGATCCGATCGGTTTGCTGCGTGGTGCGCCGCATCGGGACGTCGCGGAGGCGTTCATCGAGTTCACGTTGACGATGGACGGGCAGAAGCTGTGGAACCTGCGGCCGGGCACACCCGGCGGCCCCACGCATTTCGCGCTGAGGCGGCTGCCGGTGCGGCGGGACTTTTACGCGCACGAGGAATGGAAGCCGCTGCGGAGCGATCCGGACGCGAATCCGTATGCCACGGAGGAGCAGCTGATCTACCGGCGGGAGCGGACGGCGCCGTTGATTCGCGAGCTGGCCTTTATTGCGCGCGTGATGATGCAGGATGCGCATCCGGAGTTGGTGCGCGCGTGGCGGGCGATCCAGCACGCGCCCGAACTACGTCGGAGCCGTGCGCTCGCGCAGCTGCAGGAGCTGTCCCCGGTGAGTTACGAGCGGGCGCAGGGGGAGATTCGCCGCGCGCTCCGCTCGAGCAATCGCATCGAGGAACTTCGGGTCGCGCGGGAGCTGGGGGAGTTTTTCCGCCACAGCTACACCGAGGCGGAGCGGATCGCGCGCGGCGAATGA
- a CDS encoding DUF1801 domain-containing protein produces the protein MATLPPGQRKIAQALRRLVRETVPSATETVLWRSLSYHRPELRGRIKGAVCLITPKHTCVNLEFIHGARLPDPRRLLRGSGREKRFVQLYEEQTVDWVSLREFVVKAARYEPGRV, from the coding sequence TTGGCCACACTGCCGCCGGGGCAGCGGAAGATCGCCCAAGCCTTGCGTAGGCTGGTGCGTGAGACCGTGCCAAGCGCCACTGAGACCGTATTGTGGAGGAGCTTGTCGTATCACCGGCCCGAGCTCCGCGGCCGGATCAAGGGCGCCGTGTGCCTGATCACCCCGAAGCACACCTGCGTGAATCTCGAGTTCATTCATGGCGCCAGGCTGCCGGACCCGCGTCGATTGCTGCGCGGAAGCGGCCGGGAGAAGCGGTTTGTCCAGCTTTACGAGGAGCAAACCGTCGATTGGGTGAGCCTGCGGGAGTTCGTCGTGAAGGCCGCGCGCTACGAACCCGGGCGCGTGTGA
- the hpt gene encoding hypoxanthine phosphoribosyltransferase, with amino-acid sequence MADTKHRALHHAASHPDLEEVLFTEDEIKQRVHALAGEIKQVYGPGEFTLVSLINGAVMFTADLMREIDNPVRLDCIRVKSYGTGTRSEGTPQVVASLTLDVANRDVLIIDDILDTGKTLALVCDLACKLKPASLRTCVLLDKKARREVRFEADFVGFEIPNKFVVGYGLDFAERYRNLPCIGVLKKELQTAPAP; translated from the coding sequence ATGGCCGACACGAAACACCGGGCCCTCCATCACGCCGCCTCGCATCCCGACCTCGAAGAGGTGCTGTTCACCGAGGACGAGATCAAGCAGCGGGTCCACGCGCTCGCGGGCGAGATCAAGCAGGTCTACGGCCCGGGTGAGTTCACGCTCGTGTCGCTCATCAACGGCGCCGTGATGTTTACCGCCGATCTGATGCGCGAGATCGACAACCCGGTGCGGCTCGATTGCATCCGCGTCAAAAGCTACGGCACCGGCACGCGCTCGGAAGGCACGCCGCAAGTCGTGGCGTCGCTCACGCTCGATGTCGCCAATCGCGACGTGCTCATCATCGACGATATTCTCGACACCGGCAAAACGCTCGCGCTCGTCTGCGATCTGGCCTGCAAGCTGAAGCCGGCCAGCCTGCGCACCTGCGTGCTGCTCGACAAGAAGGCGCGGCGCGAAGTGCGATTCGAGGCGGACTTCGTCGGATTCGAGATTCCCAACAAATTTGTGGTCGGCTACGGACTGGATTTCGCTGAGCGCTACCGAAACCTCCCCTGCATCGGCGTGCTGAAGAAGGAACTGCAGACGGCGCCGGCGCCGTAG
- a CDS encoding glycoside hydrolase family 2 TIM barrel-domain containing protein: protein MLTPRLPALVMITLTSALAALTSPRLAAAEGGGAMVPDWQNPQALHEGTEPPAATMTVFADAASALTFDATRSPWVRSLNGEWKYHWAATPKERVANFWRSDFDDAAWKTIRVPSNPEVEGYGVPIYTNIAYPWKPVNPPLIPDDALNHVSAYRRSFTVPAEWAGREVYLTFDGVNSFFTLWLNGKKLGFSKDSRTPATFRLTPHLRTGENQLAVEVFRWCDGSYLEDQDFWRLSGIFRDVTLWSTPTVHVRDFRVRTLLDPAYRDATLDLTLNLQNRGANARTVKLEMVVNDPAGKEVLRQTLPDAAVAADDSAELHASARVVNPQKWSAEIPQLYTLLITAKDEHGALLEVIPWRVGFRSVEIRDGQLLVNGMPTLFRGVNRHEWDPDLGQVMTRARMIEDIRLMKQHNINAVRTCHYPNVPLWYALCDEYGLYVIDEANIESHGMGYGEASLARHAEWGPAHLDRTVRMFERDKNHACIITWSLGNEAGFGENFVRTYEWLKAADPTRPVQYEGDRSTRVSDIVCPMYPNPATVRNYADLPRTKPFIMCEYAHAMGNSTGDIWAYWRPIYAGTRHLQGGYIWDWVDQGLRTPVPASRKIERLENPKSIPLDPKLGTFFAYGGTFGPPDVASDGNFCANGLINADRRPHPGLAEVKKAYQPIQIVAGDLAKTEVELQNWFDFLPAEAWLEGEWSVTSEGETLQRGPIDGLKLAPRARQRIALPVKSLSPVPGREYFLEVRFTLRSNTPWADAGHEVAWEQFELPWSAPAPIAEGTSGGKLTLQREGDRVAVRGDGFAATFSQKTGLLVSLTSGEIELLEAPLMPHFWRAPVDNDRGSHMPSTEPAKSFWQPGGMGAWRDAHTTWSARAVHVREGAGGRIEIEVDGMIGKFESRQRLAWTVLPSGDVVVETTYFPSEKPHPEMPRFGMQTTLRAGFDQLAWLGKGPHETYWDRQSARVGLYRGTVAEQFFPYIKPQETGNKEAVRWIALTDAHGRGVLAIGDPLLSANALHATTEDLFAATQKENFYPYQLPDRKTVTLNLDLKQRGVGGDDSWGALPHAEYRLATWPTTYRYRLHVLRGGENLEELGRARLK from the coding sequence ATGCTCACCCCTCGGTTGCCTGCTCTGGTCATGATCACGCTCACCTCAGCGCTCGCCGCGCTCACCAGTCCCCGGCTGGCTGCAGCCGAAGGCGGGGGCGCGATGGTGCCCGACTGGCAGAATCCGCAGGCGCTGCACGAAGGCACCGAACCGCCCGCGGCGACGATGACGGTGTTTGCCGACGCTGCGTCCGCGCTGACGTTCGACGCAACGCGCTCGCCGTGGGTGCGCTCGCTGAACGGCGAGTGGAAATACCATTGGGCGGCGACGCCGAAAGAGCGTGTGGCGAATTTCTGGCGGAGCGATTTCGACGACGCCGCGTGGAAGACGATTCGTGTGCCGTCGAATCCCGAGGTGGAAGGCTACGGCGTGCCGATCTACACCAACATCGCTTATCCGTGGAAGCCGGTGAATCCGCCGCTCATTCCGGATGACGCGCTGAACCACGTCTCCGCCTACCGGCGCAGTTTCACGGTGCCGGCGGAATGGGCGGGCCGCGAAGTGTATCTCACGTTCGATGGCGTGAATTCGTTTTTCACGCTGTGGCTGAATGGGAAAAAGCTCGGATTCAGCAAGGACAGCCGGACGCCGGCGACGTTTCGGCTCACGCCGCATCTGCGCACGGGCGAAAACCAGCTCGCGGTCGAAGTCTTCCGTTGGTGCGACGGCTCGTATCTCGAGGACCAGGATTTCTGGCGGCTGAGCGGAATCTTCCGCGACGTGACGCTGTGGTCGACGCCGACGGTGCACGTGCGGGATTTCCGCGTGCGCACGCTGCTCGACCCGGCGTATCGCGATGCGACACTCGATCTCACGCTGAACCTGCAAAATCGCGGTGCGAACGCCCGCACGGTGAAGCTGGAAATGGTGGTGAACGATCCCGCCGGTAAGGAAGTGCTCCGGCAAACGCTCCCGGATGCAGCCGTGGCGGCGGACGATTCGGCGGAGTTGCACGCGAGCGCGCGGGTGGTGAATCCGCAGAAATGGTCGGCCGAGATTCCGCAGCTCTACACGCTGCTGATCACGGCGAAGGACGAGCACGGGGCCCTGCTCGAGGTGATTCCGTGGCGCGTGGGTTTCCGATCGGTGGAGATTCGGGATGGGCAGTTGCTCGTGAACGGCATGCCGACGCTGTTCCGCGGTGTGAACCGGCACGAGTGGGATCCGGATCTCGGGCAGGTGATGACCCGGGCCCGGATGATCGAGGACATCCGGCTGATGAAGCAGCACAACATCAACGCCGTGCGCACGTGCCACTATCCGAACGTGCCGCTGTGGTATGCGCTGTGCGATGAATACGGGCTCTACGTGATCGACGAGGCGAACATCGAGTCGCACGGCATGGGCTACGGCGAGGCTTCGCTGGCGAGGCATGCGGAGTGGGGGCCGGCGCATCTCGACCGCACGGTGCGGATGTTCGAGCGCGACAAGAATCACGCGTGCATCATCACATGGTCGCTCGGCAACGAAGCGGGCTTCGGCGAGAATTTCGTGCGCACCTACGAATGGCTGAAGGCGGCCGATCCGACGCGGCCGGTGCAGTATGAAGGCGATCGCAGTACGCGCGTGAGCGACATCGTCTGCCCGATGTATCCGAATCCTGCGACGGTGCGCAACTACGCCGACCTGCCGCGCACCAAACCTTTCATCATGTGCGAATATGCCCATGCGATGGGCAACAGTACGGGCGACATCTGGGCCTACTGGCGACCGATCTATGCCGGCACGCGGCATCTGCAGGGCGGCTATATCTGGGACTGGGTTGATCAGGGCCTGCGCACGCCGGTGCCGGCGTCGCGCAAGATCGAGCGGCTCGAGAATCCGAAATCGATTCCGCTCGATCCCAAGCTTGGCACGTTCTTCGCCTACGGCGGCACGTTTGGTCCGCCGGACGTCGCCTCGGACGGCAACTTCTGCGCGAATGGTCTGATCAACGCCGACCGCCGGCCGCATCCCGGGTTGGCCGAGGTGAAGAAGGCTTACCAGCCGATCCAGATCGTGGCGGGTGATCTCGCGAAGACCGAGGTCGAGCTGCAGAACTGGTTCGATTTTCTGCCGGCCGAGGCGTGGCTGGAGGGCGAGTGGAGCGTGACCTCCGAAGGGGAAACGCTGCAACGAGGCCCAATCGACGGTCTGAAGCTCGCGCCACGTGCGCGGCAGCGGATTGCGCTGCCGGTGAAATCGCTTTCGCCGGTGCCAGGAAGAGAGTATTTCCTCGAGGTGCGGTTCACGCTGCGGAGCAACACGCCGTGGGCGGACGCCGGCCACGAGGTGGCGTGGGAGCAGTTCGAGCTGCCGTGGTCCGCGCCCGCACCCATCGCGGAAGGCACATCCGGCGGCAAGCTCACCTTGCAGCGCGAGGGCGATCGCGTCGCTGTGCGCGGCGATGGATTCGCGGCGACGTTTTCCCAAAAAACCGGACTGCTCGTGTCGTTGACGAGCGGTGAGATCGAGCTGCTCGAGGCGCCGCTGATGCCGCATTTTTGGCGAGCACCGGTGGACAATGATCGCGGCAGCCACATGCCGAGCACCGAGCCGGCCAAGAGCTTCTGGCAGCCCGGCGGGATGGGCGCGTGGCGCGACGCGCACACGACGTGGTCGGCGCGAGCGGTCCACGTCCGCGAAGGCGCCGGCGGCCGGATCGAGATCGAGGTCGACGGGATGATCGGAAAATTCGAGTCGCGCCAGCGGCTCGCGTGGACGGTGCTGCCGTCCGGCGACGTGGTCGTCGAGACGACGTACTTCCCAAGCGAGAAACCGCATCCGGAGATGCCGCGTTTCGGCATGCAGACGACCTTGCGCGCGGGCTTCGACCAGCTCGCGTGGCTGGGCAAGGGCCCGCACGAAACGTATTGGGACCGACAGTCCGCGCGCGTCGGGCTCTACCGGGGCACGGTGGCCGAGCAGTTCTTCCCCTACATCAAACCGCAGGAGACGGGAAACAAGGAGGCGGTGCGGTGGATTGCGCTGACGGACGCGCACGGACGCGGCGTGCTCGCGATCGGTGATCCGCTGCTGAGCGCGAACGCGCTGCACGCGACGACGGAGGATCTGTTCGCCGCGACGCAGAAGGAGAATTTCTATCCCTACCAGCTGCCCGACCGGAAGACGGTGACGTTGAACCTCGACCTGAAGCAGCGCGGTGTGGGCGGCGACGATTCGTGGGGCGCGCTGCCGCACGCGGAGTACCGGCTGGCGACCTGGCCGACGACTTACCGCTACCGGCTGCACGTGCTTCGCGGTGGTGAGAATCTGGAGGAACTCGGCCGGGCGAGGCTGAAGTAG
- a CDS encoding transposase: protein MNLRPDSLWRDDWWVHIQPAGSGTSVLRYLACYVQRTAISDERIVQPSDEAITLPLRVAGDDPWGV from the coding sequence ATCAACCTGCGCCCCGATTCGCTCTGGCGCGACGACTGGTGGGTGCATATCCAGCCGGCCGGCTCCGGCACGAGCGTCCTGCGCTACCTTGCCTGCTACGTGCAGCGCACCGCCATCAGCGACGAACGTATCGTCCAGCCGAGTGACGAAGCGATCACGCTCCCCCTTCGCGTGGCTGGCGACGATCCGTGGGGAGTCTGA
- a CDS encoding ABC transporter ATP-binding protein — protein sequence MISIRIEQLTKRFGTVPALHEVSLAIEPGELFFLLGPSGCGKTTLLRCLAGFHVPDAGRVWFDNEDVTRLAPHKRNTGMMFQSYALWPHMSVAENVAFGLEERKIKKTEVKRRVAEALESVHMGAHAERRPNELSGGQQQRVALARALVIRPRCLLLDEPLSNLDAKLRLELRAEIRRVCHDSKLTAVYVTHDQKEALSMADRMAVLNAGEVLQVGTPRDVYRRPLNRTVAHFIGDTDFIDGHVVATESGKVFVATPVGRFEGVPGNPQVAVKPGDAVTLSVRPECWTLSREVPARNGVRGAIGEAVYLGEVAQYDFRAGDVSLTIYELNPRFVGGTASGELWASAAPEDVVVLAP from the coding sequence ATGATTTCCATTCGCATCGAGCAACTCACGAAACGTTTCGGGACCGTCCCAGCCCTGCACGAGGTGAGTCTGGCCATCGAGCCGGGGGAGTTGTTTTTCCTGCTCGGACCGAGCGGCTGCGGGAAAACCACGCTGTTGCGCTGCCTGGCGGGATTTCACGTGCCCGATGCGGGGCGGGTCTGGTTCGACAACGAGGACGTCACCCGGTTGGCGCCGCACAAGCGGAACACGGGGATGATGTTTCAGAGCTACGCGCTCTGGCCGCACATGAGCGTGGCGGAGAACGTCGCGTTCGGCTTGGAGGAACGGAAGATCAAGAAAACGGAAGTCAAGCGCCGCGTCGCCGAGGCGCTGGAGTCGGTGCACATGGGCGCGCACGCGGAGCGCCGCCCGAACGAACTGTCGGGCGGACAACAGCAACGCGTGGCGCTGGCCCGCGCGCTGGTCATCCGGCCGCGCTGTCTGCTGCTCGATGAACCGCTGTCGAATCTCGACGCGAAGCTGCGGCTGGAGCTGCGCGCGGAGATCCGGCGCGTGTGTCACGATTCGAAGCTGACCGCCGTCTACGTGACCCACGACCAGAAGGAGGCGCTCTCGATGGCGGACCGGATGGCGGTGCTCAACGCCGGCGAGGTGCTGCAGGTCGGCACGCCGCGGGACGTTTATCGGCGACCGCTGAATCGCACGGTGGCGCACTTCATCGGCGACACGGATTTCATCGATGGCCACGTCGTGGCCACGGAATCGGGAAAAGTTTTCGTCGCGACCCCCGTCGGCCGGTTCGAAGGCGTGCCGGGCAATCCGCAGGTGGCGGTGAAGCCTGGCGATGCGGTGACGCTGTCGGTGCGGCCGGAGTGCTGGACGCTCAGCCGCGAGGTGCCGGCGCGCAACGGCGTCCGCGGCGCGATCGGCGAGGCGGTTTACCTCGGCGAAGTGGCGCAATACGATTTTCGCGCGGGCGACGTGAGCCTGACGATTTATGAACTGAACCCGCGCTTCGTTGGCGGCACGGCGAGTGGCGAGTTGTGGGCCAGTGCGGCGCCGGAAGACGTCGTGGTGCTCGCGCCGTGA